A genomic window from Deltaproteobacteria bacterium PRO3 includes:
- a CDS encoding acyl-CoA thioesterase encodes MESKPVSRSSAEFTHLVLPSDTNALGTIFGGRIMEWTDIAAAVVASRHCRKVAVTASMDALHFISPIRLGDIVILKAAVNFTATTSMEIGVRIECENPLSGERRHTASAYLTFVALDDAGRPTGVPAVTPETTEEKRRFLEGQKRREDRIQWKSRLKAKHSG; translated from the coding sequence ATGGAATCCAAACCCGTCTCCCGCTCTTCCGCCGAGTTCACGCATCTCGTCCTGCCCAGCGACACCAACGCGCTGGGCACCATCTTCGGCGGGCGCATCATGGAATGGACCGACATCGCCGCGGCCGTCGTCGCCAGCCGCCACTGCCGCAAGGTCGCGGTGACGGCCAGCATGGACGCCCTGCACTTCATCTCGCCGATCAGGCTGGGGGACATCGTCATCCTCAAGGCGGCGGTCAATTTCACGGCGACGACCTCGATGGAGATCGGCGTGCGCATCGAGTGCGAAAACCCGCTCAGCGGCGAGCGCCGCCACACGGCCAGCGCTTATTTGACCTTCGTGGCCTTGGACGACGCCGGGCGCCCCACCGGAGTGCCGGCGGTGACGCCCGAAACTACCGAGGAAAAACGCCGATTTCTGGAAGGCCAAAAGCGGCGGGAGGACCGTATCCAGTGGAAATCCCGCCTCAAGGCGAAACATTCTGGATAA
- a CDS encoding TonB family protein, with protein sequence MLSPQDEKNMRRVAFFVLLSLFLHALLGSFFYRLQEHLQAKLPPPPPPQEVVWVNPQDLTPQIPVVSGANLQLADIAKPKVEKVPEKTRFASKYNSSVKEETVAPRIPKNAKLETETSEDGKKGDNAQIPGPPEKAPKKVAMKEPERPLPKEEAFEPKALPEEAPPQEAPETPKKEVSLEDLSLKPADFKDLMPKEAKGEKPAKDKKVAMKEPLGKGIPYESPLKGRPGAPGDFDSFAHDFFPDVKIGGKTYLNTAAFPDVQYFTQLKRIFRMRFNPAPPLRRHFAGNRVVVGQVSVAMAVTVSPDGRLKELFVVKSSGIPGYDEEALRTIRESAPFSAPPQKVMDKDGVLRMHWNFITYL encoded by the coding sequence ATGCTGAGTCCTCAAGACGAAAAGAACATGCGACGGGTGGCCTTTTTCGTGCTGCTCTCCCTGTTCCTGCACGCCTTGCTGGGTAGCTTCTTCTACCGCCTGCAAGAGCACCTTCAGGCCAAACTCCCGCCCCCTCCCCCACCGCAAGAGGTGGTCTGGGTGAACCCGCAGGACCTTACGCCCCAGATCCCGGTGGTCTCCGGCGCCAACCTCCAGCTGGCCGACATCGCCAAGCCGAAGGTCGAGAAGGTCCCCGAGAAGACGCGCTTCGCGAGCAAATACAATTCCAGCGTCAAGGAAGAGACCGTCGCGCCGCGCATCCCCAAAAACGCCAAGCTCGAGACCGAAACCTCCGAGGACGGCAAGAAGGGCGACAACGCCCAGATCCCCGGACCGCCGGAAAAGGCGCCCAAGAAGGTCGCCATGAAGGAGCCGGAGCGACCGCTGCCGAAGGAAGAGGCCTTCGAGCCCAAGGCCCTGCCCGAGGAGGCGCCGCCCCAGGAGGCCCCGGAGACGCCCAAGAAAGAGGTCTCTTTGGAGGATCTTTCCTTGAAGCCGGCCGACTTCAAGGACCTGATGCCGAAGGAGGCCAAGGGCGAGAAGCCGGCGAAGGACAAAAAGGTCGCGATGAAAGAGCCCTTGGGTAAGGGCATCCCCTACGAATCGCCGCTCAAGGGCCGGCCCGGCGCCCCGGGCGACTTCGACAGCTTCGCCCACGACTTCTTCCCGGACGTGAAGATCGGCGGCAAGACCTACCTCAACACGGCGGCCTTCCCCGACGTGCAGTACTTCACTCAGCTCAAGCGGATCTTCCGGATGCGCTTCAACCCCGCGCCCCCGCTGCGCCGCCACTTCGCGGGCAACCGGGTGGTGGTCGGACAGGTGAGCGTCGCGATGGCGGTGACGGTGTCTCCCGACGGCCGGCTGAAAGAATTGTTCGTGGTCAAATCCTCGGGGATCCCGGGTTACGACGAGGAGGCCCTGCGCACCATCCGCGAGTCGGCGCCCTTCTCCGCCCCGCCACAGAAGGTGATGGACAAGGACGGCGTCCTGCGGATGCACTGGAACTTCATCACCTACCTCTAA